In the genome of Mesotoga infera, the window TTTTGGCAGCGTTAAAGGGATCGCTGAAGCCTCCGAAGCCGACCTGTACGGTGTCCTCAAGAACAGCAGAGCAGTTGAAATGGTTGTCAAGTGGGCAAATGAAAAAAGTGGAGACTGAGCTCCACCTTCTCATATTTTCCGGAACAATCGTTACTGAACTTTCTCTTTTAGCTCTTTACCGGGTCTGAATTTCGGAACCTTCCCGCCGGGAATCTCGATTGCTTCCTTCGTTCTCGGGTTGACACCTTTTCTTGCCTTTCTCTTTGTAACCTCGAAAGTCCCGAATCCGACGAGTTTTACTTCTTCAT includes:
- a CDS encoding HU family DNA-binding protein; this encodes MNKKELIAELAERTGATKKLVGDVVDSFIGVVGEELSKNEEVKLVGFGTFEVTKRKARKGVNPRTKEAIEIPGGKVPKFRPGKELKEKVQ